One genomic segment of Corynebacterium durum includes these proteins:
- a CDS encoding histidinol-phosphate transaminase: protein MTKSTASEPTAQPLAASTTLADLPLREELRSEEAYGAPQLEVDVRLNTNENPYAPSEALVADLVEEIGTQARTLNRYPERDNVELRTALAEYITSQTGVAVTRDNLWAANGSNEVLQQLLQAFGGPGRTALGFQPSYSMHPILSTGTHTKFLNCPRVGENFDIDLDAALRTIAEEQPHVIFITTPNNPTGGVTSLDDIRTILDAAPGIVIVDEAYAEFSDSPSAVTLLEEYPATLVVSRTMSKAFDFAGGRLGYFVAAPAFVQAVMLVRLPYHLSKLSQAAAIVALRHSDDTLATVAKLASERDRVVAGLEKLGYSIVPTEANFVFFGDFSDSAAAWQAFLGEGVLIRDVGVPGYLRATVGLPEENDALLAAAAKVAPIHMKK from the coding sequence ATGACTAAATCCACTGCTTCTGAACCGACCGCCCAGCCTTTAGCCGCCTCCACCACCCTGGCCGATCTGCCGTTGCGCGAAGAGCTCCGCAGCGAAGAGGCCTACGGAGCGCCCCAACTCGAAGTGGACGTGCGCCTGAACACCAACGAAAACCCCTACGCGCCCTCCGAGGCGCTGGTGGCGGATCTGGTGGAGGAAATCGGCACGCAGGCCCGCACCCTCAACCGCTACCCAGAACGCGACAATGTGGAACTACGCACTGCCCTGGCCGAGTACATCACCTCGCAGACCGGCGTGGCTGTCACACGCGACAACCTCTGGGCCGCCAACGGTTCCAACGAAGTGCTTCAACAGCTCCTGCAGGCATTCGGCGGGCCGGGGCGCACTGCCCTAGGATTCCAACCCAGCTATTCCATGCACCCCATTCTCTCCACGGGCACCCACACGAAATTTCTCAACTGCCCCCGCGTCGGGGAAAACTTTGACATCGACCTGGACGCAGCGCTGCGCACCATCGCTGAGGAACAACCCCACGTTATTTTCATCACCACCCCCAACAACCCCACTGGCGGCGTGACCAGCCTCGATGACATTCGTACCATTCTTGACGCCGCGCCGGGCATCGTGATCGTCGATGAAGCCTACGCCGAGTTTTCCGATTCCCCCTCGGCGGTGACGCTGCTGGAGGAGTACCCCGCCACCCTGGTGGTGTCCCGCACCATGAGCAAAGCCTTCGACTTTGCGGGTGGGCGCCTCGGGTACTTTGTGGCTGCCCCCGCGTTTGTGCAGGCAGTGATGCTGGTGCGCCTGCCGTATCATTTGTCCAAGCTTTCCCAGGCGGCGGCCATTGTGGCGTTGAGGCACAGTGACGATACGTTGGCAACGGTGGCCAAGCTGGCGTCGGAACGCGACCGTGTGGTGGCTGGCCTTGAGAAGCTGGGCTACAGCATTGTGCCCACCGAGGCGAACTTTGTGTTCTTCGGTGATTTCTCCGACTCCGCCGCAGCATGGCAGGCGTTTTTGGGGGAGGGGGTGCTCATCCGCGATGTGGGCGTGCCGGGATACCTGCGTGCCACCGTCGGGCTGCCGGAGGAAAATGACGCGTTGTTAGCAGCAGCTGCTAAGGTAGCGCCCATCCACATGAAAAAGTAG
- the bioB gene encoding biotin synthase BioB has translation MTTTQLPAILELAREKVLKQGIGLSKEEILQVLQLPDDNLQDLLALAHEVRLAWCGEEVEVEGIVSLKTGGCPEDCHFCSQSGLFESPVRAAWLDIPGLVEAAKQTAKTGATEFCIVAAVKGPDENLMSQMEKAIAAIQAEVDIHVAASVGILTQEQVDRLAAAGIHRYNHNLETAKSFFPSVVTTHTWESRRETLRMIKEAGIEVCSGGILGMGESLEQRAEFAADLQELQPEEVPMNFLDPRPGTPFADYEVMEASDALRAIGAFRLALPKTILRFAGGRELTLGDLGAEQGLQGGINAIIVGNYLTTLGRPQEQDLDMMGKLRLPIKALNATV, from the coding sequence ATGACCACCACCCAACTACCTGCCATCCTTGAGCTTGCCCGCGAAAAAGTTCTGAAACAGGGCATCGGTTTATCCAAAGAAGAAATTCTTCAGGTCCTCCAGTTACCCGACGACAACCTCCAAGACCTCCTCGCCCTGGCACACGAAGTGCGCCTGGCCTGGTGCGGTGAAGAAGTGGAAGTAGAAGGAATCGTCTCCCTCAAAACCGGCGGCTGCCCCGAAGATTGTCACTTCTGCTCGCAATCCGGCCTGTTTGAATCCCCCGTGCGCGCCGCCTGGCTGGACATCCCTGGTCTGGTGGAAGCAGCCAAACAAACCGCAAAAACCGGGGCCACGGAATTCTGCATCGTCGCCGCCGTCAAAGGGCCAGACGAAAACCTCATGTCCCAGATGGAAAAAGCCATCGCCGCCATCCAAGCAGAAGTGGACATTCACGTCGCCGCCTCAGTGGGCATTCTCACCCAGGAACAGGTTGACCGTCTCGCGGCCGCTGGCATTCACCGCTACAACCACAACCTGGAAACAGCCAAGTCATTCTTCCCCAGCGTGGTAACCACCCACACCTGGGAGTCCCGGCGCGAAACCCTCCGTATGATCAAGGAAGCCGGGATTGAGGTGTGCTCCGGTGGCATTCTCGGCATGGGGGAGAGCCTGGAGCAGCGTGCCGAGTTTGCCGCTGACCTGCAGGAACTGCAACCCGAAGAGGTACCCATGAACTTCCTGGATCCGCGCCCGGGCACCCCGTTTGCGGACTATGAGGTGATGGAGGCTTCCGACGCCCTGCGTGCCATCGGCGCGTTCCGTTTGGCGCTGCCGAAAACGATTCTGCGATTCGCTGGTGGACGCGAGTTGACCTTGGGCGATCTTGGTGCGGAGCAGGGGCTGCAGGGTGGCATCAACGCCATTATCGTCGGCAACTACTTGACCACGTTAGGCCGCCCGCAGGAGCAGGATTTGGACATGATGGGCAAGCTGCGTCTGCCGATCAAAGCCTTGAATGCCACGGTGTAG
- a CDS encoding TetR/AcrR family transcriptional regulator, with protein sequence MQLTQHSITVAGVHILDEYGLADMTMRRLAKRLHVAPGALYWHFPNKQALISAISQFILSEVVGPPTPLDKDAEPTKADADEATSTREDAVPPAELCATIRTLMLAHRDGAELVNAALSDNGLRETLEGHITRALVHSFSKDTEATSHPSQPLLETGATTLLHFVMGATMNEQSALQLMRDTNPGGADVDEKLTTASNAFQITFENGIEIILNGLATTMGTASL encoded by the coding sequence GTGCAGTTGACTCAACACAGTATCACCGTTGCAGGCGTCCACATCCTGGACGAGTATGGCCTTGCCGACATGACCATGCGCCGACTGGCCAAACGTCTTCACGTCGCACCCGGCGCGTTGTACTGGCATTTCCCCAACAAGCAGGCACTCATTTCTGCGATTAGTCAATTCATCCTCTCGGAAGTTGTCGGACCACCAACCCCACTGGACAAAGATGCGGAGCCTACCAAGGCGGATGCGGACGAGGCGACGTCGACACGTGAGGATGCTGTGCCACCAGCGGAACTGTGCGCCACTATCCGTACGTTGATGCTCGCGCACCGCGACGGTGCTGAATTGGTTAACGCCGCACTGTCAGACAACGGACTGCGCGAAACCCTTGAGGGTCACATCACCCGGGCGTTGGTGCACTCCTTCAGTAAGGATACGGAGGCGACATCGCACCCATCACAACCTTTACTGGAAACCGGTGCGACGACATTGCTTCATTTTGTCATGGGCGCAACTATGAACGAACAGTCCGCATTACAGCTCATGCGGGACACCAATCCGGGTGGGGCGGATGTTGATGAAAAGCTCACTACCGCTAGCAATGCGTTTCAAATAACTTTCGAAAACGGAATTGAGATAATTCTCAACGGTTTGGCTACAACAATGGGGACAGCCAGCCTATAA
- a CDS encoding acyltransferase family protein, with product MAVGQLKSSPPSSTPSPSRRPNLPSLTGARWWAAMLVYVLHALVFLPVYPFQKSELFRQIHTVVPMQLGSAGVTFFFILSGFLIYWSNSEVSGVSDALYYCRRRLTKIFPMHLITLVMFVLASATVTASSITWALSFDRLKVWLPNALLIHTWNPDWAVLGGMNVPSWSLCAEMLFYLTFPLFVPLVRRVRGRGNWWALGAMFAVSLGIITVVHLLADGPKTTENFFVPRLWPQDVSPVADVHADPVWFSQDHIPVLQSYWLSYYFPLTRLVEFYLGVFAAKLVWEKQFHNTDLTLPLILLGMSYGTTWFVPIAFKMSVLMSLPMTYVIATLAVRDIEGVSRFIASPRSVLLGNISFAFYMVQFPVMVFVQRYFVAGGEYGFFGWLLAAVGSFVLSVALAWVLFTFVDDPLMRATARKPARRPAHAATRTR from the coding sequence ATGGCTGTTGGTCAGCTGAAGTCATCTCCACCGTCGTCCACTCCGTCGCCGTCGCGCCGACCGAACCTCCCATCGTTGACGGGGGCTCGGTGGTGGGCGGCCATGCTGGTGTATGTGCTGCATGCGCTGGTGTTTTTGCCGGTGTATCCGTTTCAGAAGTCGGAGCTGTTTCGCCAGATCCACACTGTGGTTCCCATGCAGTTGGGTTCGGCCGGGGTGACGTTCTTTTTCATCCTGTCGGGTTTTCTCATCTACTGGTCCAACAGCGAGGTCAGCGGCGTCAGCGACGCCCTCTACTATTGCCGACGCCGCCTGACCAAAATTTTCCCCATGCACCTGATCACGCTGGTGATGTTCGTCCTGGCCTCGGCCACGGTCACGGCCAGCAGCATCACCTGGGCGTTGTCCTTTGATCGTTTGAAGGTGTGGCTCCCCAACGCCCTGCTGATTCACACCTGGAACCCGGATTGGGCAGTGCTGGGCGGGATGAACGTGCCGTCGTGGTCGCTGTGCGCGGAAATGCTGTTCTACCTCACGTTTCCCCTGTTTGTGCCGCTGGTTCGCCGCGTCCGTGGGCGGGGAAACTGGTGGGCATTGGGTGCGATGTTTGCGGTGTCGCTGGGCATCATCACCGTTGTGCACTTGCTTGCCGACGGCCCGAAAACCACCGAGAACTTCTTCGTTCCGCGTCTCTGGCCCCAGGATGTATCGCCCGTAGCGGATGTGCATGCAGACCCAGTGTGGTTTTCCCAAGACCACATTCCGGTGTTGCAATCCTATTGGCTGTCCTATTATTTCCCGCTGACTCGCCTGGTGGAGTTCTATTTGGGCGTGTTTGCGGCGAAGCTTGTGTGGGAAAAACAGTTCCACAACACTGACCTCACACTGCCGTTGATTCTGTTGGGCATGTCCTACGGCACAACGTGGTTTGTACCGATAGCGTTCAAAATGTCGGTATTGATGTCATTGCCCATGACGTATGTGATTGCTACGTTGGCTGTGCGGGACATCGAAGGAGTGTCGAGGTTTATTGCAAGCCCTCGCTCGGTACTGCTGGGCAACATTTCGTTCGCGTTTTATATGGTGCAATTCCCGGTGATGGTGTTTGTACAGCGCTATTTCGTCGCCGGTGGAGAATACGGATTCTTTGGGTGGCTGCTAGCCGCCGTGGGGAGTTTCGTACTTTCCGTCGCACTGGCGTGGGTGCTGTTCACCTTTGTTGATGATCCCCTGATGCGCGCAACAGCCCGCAAACCGGCACGCCGACCAGCCCATGCGGCCACACGCACGCGGTGA
- a CDS encoding MFS transporter, whose translation MAAAFLSWAVLLPVVPLGVLTNGGSDALAGSTTAIFMGCSVLTQWNTPRALRRFGYTPVMVFAAIMLGVPALGHIMLDDAPFVLALSAFRGIGFGALTVAESALVAELVPKRFLGRASGLLGLAIGLAQLVGLPLGVWLATEYSFASAYILGAVVGLLAAVACIFIPWTVAEGGSSGSGDSIPWRAVVVPCVGITTVAMGFGAVSSFLPAASSSGVVAGLILAVVGGAQMIARYLAGVTADRVGGPGLLLIPSLACGVAGLVIVSLALLLGWPAWVLLVGALVFGSGFGAIQNETLLLLFGSLPRTRLSDGSAIWNMAFDGGTGVGSLILGVVAVRVAYPETFVVATFLVGVGLAIVWARVFPRIDLRQVDPPRKA comes from the coding sequence GTGGCTGCGGCGTTTCTGAGCTGGGCTGTGCTCCTGCCGGTGGTACCGCTGGGCGTACTCACCAACGGGGGTTCCGACGCCCTCGCCGGTTCCACCACCGCCATCTTCATGGGCTGCTCCGTGCTCACCCAATGGAACACGCCCCGCGCCCTGCGCCGCTTCGGCTACACACCCGTGATGGTCTTCGCCGCCATCATGCTGGGCGTTCCCGCACTGGGGCACATCATGCTTGACGACGCCCCGTTTGTGCTCGCCCTCTCCGCCTTCCGGGGCATTGGATTCGGTGCTTTGACCGTCGCTGAATCCGCGCTGGTAGCCGAACTGGTGCCCAAGCGCTTTTTGGGCCGGGCGTCTGGGCTGTTGGGGTTGGCTATCGGGTTAGCGCAACTTGTTGGCTTGCCGCTGGGGGTGTGGCTGGCCACGGAATACTCTTTCGCTTCTGCGTACATCCTCGGTGCCGTGGTGGGGCTGCTCGCCGCGGTCGCGTGCATTTTCATTCCCTGGACCGTGGCCGAAGGCGGAAGTAGCGGCAGTGGCGACTCTATTCCGTGGCGTGCCGTGGTGGTGCCCTGCGTAGGAATCACCACCGTGGCCATGGGATTCGGCGCAGTCTCGTCCTTCTTGCCCGCAGCTTCTTCTTCCGGCGTGGTTGCCGGGCTGATTCTTGCCGTGGTGGGTGGTGCGCAAATGATCGCGCGCTACCTGGCGGGCGTGACTGCCGACCGCGTGGGTGGCCCCGGGCTGCTTCTCATCCCGTCGCTGGCCTGCGGCGTTGCCGGGCTTGTGATTGTGTCGTTGGCACTGCTGCTCGGGTGGCCAGCCTGGGTGCTACTGGTGGGCGCGCTGGTATTTGGCAGCGGATTCGGGGCCATTCAAAACGAAACCCTGCTGCTCCTGTTTGGTTCACTGCCACGTACCAGGCTCTCCGACGGCAGCGCGATCTGGAACATGGCCTTTGATGGTGGCACCGGGGTGGGGTCTCTTATTCTGGGCGTGGTAGCTGTGAGGGTGGCCTATCCAGAGACTTTTGTTGTTGCCACTTTTTTGGTGGGGGTGGGGCTTGCCATCGTGTGGGCTAGGGTGTTCCCCAGAATTGATCTTCGCCAGGTTGATCCTCCGAGAAAAGCCTGA
- a CDS encoding winged helix-turn-helix transcriptional regulator, translating into MTELCLEEAVARNWDVLKQTCPSRTALTKITSTWTALTLLALGEKRQRFSDLQAAVGGISRKTLSDTLRHLERDGIVARHEMSTMPRRVDYELTPLGRTLLKPLTVLIRWTETHFDDILAARAHYDEQAAGTV; encoded by the coding sequence TTGACCGAATTGTGCTTGGAGGAAGCAGTGGCACGCAACTGGGACGTACTCAAACAAACCTGCCCATCACGCACGGCACTCACCAAAATCACCAGTACGTGGACCGCGTTGACTCTGCTTGCGCTAGGGGAGAAGCGCCAGCGGTTCAGCGACCTTCAGGCTGCTGTTGGCGGGATCAGCAGGAAAACACTCAGCGATACACTCCGACACTTGGAACGCGACGGCATTGTTGCCCGCCATGAGATGAGCACCATGCCCCGACGTGTGGACTACGAACTCACCCCGCTTGGGCGTACGCTTCTGAAACCTCTCACTGTGCTCATTCGATGGACCGAAACACACTTTGATGACATACTTGCAGCCCGCGCCCACTACGATGAGCAGGCTGCGGGTACAGTCTAA
- a CDS encoding nuclear transport factor 2 family protein, producing the protein MTIHDPIAVAQHYFAAVSQGDMETVAALLDPNVVWHQPGNNRFSGAHEGIAAIAQLIGGMMEVSEGTFTLTVTGPMMRNGDDVAVPVRFQGQRQSTPQGTLTMDMTGIDLLTVTNGKITAVRLFSEDQPGEDQFWGTP; encoded by the coding sequence ATGACTATTCATGATCCCATTGCGGTTGCGCAACACTATTTCGCTGCAGTCTCACAAGGCGATATGGAGACGGTAGCAGCACTCCTCGACCCGAACGTGGTCTGGCACCAGCCTGGCAATAACCGTTTCTCCGGCGCACACGAAGGCATCGCCGCCATCGCCCAATTGATTGGCGGCATGATGGAGGTGAGCGAGGGTACGTTCACTCTCACCGTGACTGGCCCGATGATGCGCAACGGCGACGATGTTGCAGTTCCCGTGCGTTTCCAGGGCCAACGTCAAAGCACCCCACAAGGCACACTAACAATGGACATGACGGGCATCGACCTCCTGACCGTCACGAACGGAAAAATCACCGCCGTCAGGCTTTTCTCGGAGGATCAACCTGGCGAAGATCAATTCTGGGGAACACCCTAG
- a CDS encoding YbjN domain-containing protein, producing the protein MAAVEPHLITHITINQVKYAIGRLGFLPISPPVNSPHDAQDRIIIPWQHHRTMVHFAEEEGKHLVALSTVRGQLDLSQFNDAAHLLSEWNRRRLGPTSLVYMSNEGDLGLEMRSSLLIEDGASPAQIVAFLHAAHETDILAVNHFLAAFPEMRSSLPLDEATTRDQLAFALPLPHIAERPIIPPPSAQRIIPAHDNTLSTNITIDRIAATLKDLGIQQYDDDDPHHITTGFNGVPIAFFIESGPTLLIRAFWFPDLDPDSDFIRTFLICNDWNETSTCTKAFPTTDDYGLQVHVDYVAPMSLGLTHHQLSHSIISAVQLLLEGLHSISVDTCGTSAVHWPPPPP; encoded by the coding sequence ATGGCCGCCGTGGAGCCGCACCTCATCACCCACATCACCATCAACCAAGTCAAATACGCCATTGGTCGGCTTGGCTTCCTACCTATCAGCCCGCCGGTCAACTCTCCCCACGACGCCCAAGACCGCATCATCATTCCTTGGCAGCATCACCGCACCATGGTGCATTTCGCCGAGGAAGAAGGCAAGCATCTTGTCGCGCTGTCCACGGTGCGCGGCCAGCTGGATCTTTCCCAATTCAACGATGCCGCACATTTGCTGTCCGAGTGGAATCGGCGCCGCCTCGGCCCCACCTCGCTTGTGTACATGTCCAACGAGGGCGACTTGGGCTTGGAAATGCGTTCTTCTCTCCTCATCGAAGATGGTGCCTCCCCCGCTCAAATCGTGGCTTTCCTCCACGCCGCCCACGAAACCGATATCCTCGCCGTCAATCACTTCCTGGCGGCCTTTCCCGAAATGCGTTCCTCCCTCCCCTTGGATGAGGCAACCACACGGGACCAGCTGGCCTTTGCTCTGCCGCTGCCTCACATTGCTGAACGCCCCATCATCCCGCCGCCATCAGCGCAGCGCATCATCCCTGCCCACGACAACACGCTGTCCACCAACATCACCATTGACCGCATCGCAGCCACACTCAAAGACTTGGGGATTCAGCAGTATGACGACGATGATCCCCACCACATCACCACCGGATTCAACGGCGTACCAATCGCATTTTTCATCGAATCCGGCCCCACACTCCTTATCCGCGCGTTCTGGTTCCCCGACCTAGACCCAGACAGCGACTTCATACGCACATTCCTCATCTGCAACGACTGGAACGAAACCTCCACCTGCACCAAAGCCTTCCCCACCACTGACGACTACGGACTCCAAGTCCACGTCGATTATGTCGCCCCCATGAGTCTCGGCCTCACCCACCACCAACTCAGCCACAGCATCATCAGTGCCGTCCAACTCCTCCTCGAAGGACTCCACAGCATCAGCGTAGACACCTGCGGAACTAGCGCCGTGCACTGGCCACCGCCACCCCCCTGA
- the hisB gene encoding imidazoleglycerol-phosphate dehydratase HisB translates to MERNARVGRVERTTRESSITVGINLDGTGRTDINTGLPFFDHMLTAFGAHGSFDLSVHANGDINIDAHHTVEDTGIVLGQALDQALGDKSGIRRFGSCQLPMDETLCEAIVDVSGRPYFVITGEPEQMLTTVIGGHYATVINEHFFETLALNARIALHLRCHYGRDPHHITEAEYKAVARALREATESDPRVQGVPSTKGSL, encoded by the coding sequence ATAGAACGCAACGCCCGCGTCGGACGCGTGGAGCGCACCACCCGGGAATCCAGCATCACCGTGGGCATCAACCTGGACGGCACGGGGCGCACGGACATCAACACGGGGCTGCCGTTCTTCGACCACATGCTCACCGCCTTCGGCGCGCACGGCAGCTTCGACTTGTCTGTGCACGCCAATGGTGACATCAATATTGATGCGCACCACACCGTGGAGGACACGGGCATTGTGCTGGGGCAGGCGCTGGACCAGGCGCTGGGGGATAAGTCCGGCATTCGCCGTTTCGGGTCTTGCCAGCTGCCCATGGACGAAACACTATGCGAGGCCATTGTGGACGTCTCCGGCCGCCCCTACTTTGTGATCACCGGCGAACCCGAGCAGATGCTCACCACCGTCATCGGCGGGCACTACGCCACCGTGATCAACGAACACTTCTTTGAAACCCTGGCGCTGAACGCCCGCATCGCCCTGCACCTGCGCTGCCACTACGGGCGCGACCCACACCACATCACCGAGGCGGAATATAAGGCCGTGGCCCGTGCGCTGCGGGAAGCCACCGAGTCCGACCCCCGAGTCCAGGGTGTGCCCTCCACGAAAGGCAGCCTGTAG
- the hisD gene encoding histidinol dehydrogenase: MLNVVDLRGRTASISELRRTLPRGGTDVDSVLPVVEPLVREVRGRGAEAALEYGEKFDGVQPASIRVPADVIEQAACELDPKVTEALRESIARVRAVHAAQKPAGHTVELAAGGTVTEKFIPVERVGLYVPGGNAVYPSSVIMNVVPAQEAGVSSLVVASPPQAQFGGWPHPTILAACQLLGVQEVWAVGGAQAVALLAYGDEPHQLEPVDMITGPGNIYVTAAKRLCRSVVGIDSEAGPTEIAIVADDTANPVSVAYDLISQAEHDVMAASVLITPSAQLAADVDREVEARYGVTLNAERVAQALRGEQSGIVLVDDLDAAIRVADAYAAEHLEIHTENAREVAERITNAGAIFVGEHSPVPLGDYSAGSNHVLPTSGTARHSSGLSTHTFLKSVHLIDYDEAALKDIADTVVTLADAEQLPAHGEAIRARFENL; the protein is encoded by the coding sequence ATGCTGAATGTTGTTGACCTGCGGGGGCGCACGGCGTCGATAAGCGAACTGCGGCGAACCCTGCCGCGCGGCGGCACGGACGTTGATTCGGTGCTTCCCGTGGTGGAGCCGCTGGTGCGGGAGGTGCGGGGGCGCGGCGCGGAGGCAGCGCTGGAGTACGGGGAGAAGTTTGATGGGGTACAACCGGCGTCGATACGCGTGCCCGCTGACGTCATCGAACAGGCCGCGTGCGAGCTGGACCCCAAGGTCACCGAGGCGCTGCGGGAATCCATCGCCCGTGTGCGTGCCGTGCATGCAGCGCAGAAACCCGCAGGTCACACGGTGGAACTCGCGGCCGGCGGGACGGTGACGGAGAAGTTCATCCCCGTGGAACGTGTGGGACTGTACGTGCCGGGTGGCAACGCCGTGTATCCCTCCAGCGTGATTATGAACGTGGTGCCCGCGCAGGAAGCGGGCGTGTCCTCGCTGGTGGTGGCCTCCCCGCCGCAGGCCCAGTTTGGCGGTTGGCCGCACCCCACCATCCTGGCGGCCTGCCAGCTGCTGGGAGTGCAGGAGGTGTGGGCCGTGGGCGGCGCGCAGGCCGTGGCGCTGCTGGCCTACGGTGACGAGCCCCACCAGCTCGAACCCGTGGACATGATCACCGGACCCGGCAACATTTACGTCACCGCCGCCAAGCGCCTGTGCCGCAGCGTCGTGGGCATTGATTCCGAGGCAGGGCCCACGGAAATCGCCATTGTGGCTGATGACACGGCCAATCCCGTCAGCGTTGCCTACGACCTGATCAGCCAGGCCGAGCACGACGTCATGGCCGCCAGCGTACTGATCACCCCCTCCGCGCAGCTCGCCGCTGACGTGGACCGCGAAGTGGAGGCCCGTTATGGCGTCACCCTCAACGCCGAGCGTGTGGCCCAGGCGCTGCGGGGCGAACAATCCGGGATTGTGCTGGTAGACGACCTCGACGCCGCCATCCGCGTCGCCGATGCCTACGCCGCCGAACATCTGGAAATCCACACCGAAAACGCCCGCGAGGTGGCCGAACGCATCACCAACGCCGGGGCGATCTTTGTGGGTGAGCATTCACCCGTGCCGCTGGGGGACTACTCCGCCGGGTCCAACCACGTGCTGCCCACCTCCGGGACGGCGCGCCACAGCTCGGGGCTATCCACCCACACCTTCCTGAAATCAGTGCACCTCATTGACTACGACGAGGCCGCACTGAAAGACATCGCCGACACCGTGGTGACACTTGCCGACGCCGAGCAGCTTCCCGCCCATGGCGAAGCCATCCGCGCCCGCTTTGAAAACCTCTGA
- a CDS encoding SGNH/GDSL hydrolase family protein, with protein MSPQAPQAEAQSSPDVAKALTSSQGTDTRAPEGGAKVVVFGDSHTAGTNAPLWADDRGCFRSNTAWPMQLQRKLGLAPGDLIDSSCWGSTINSGPNLHFSDQVRSASARGALGQRTEHIFIQLGFNDAWGTQVTMKDSVKHCLFDVAHGCGDEAVRAGAMQDPAAITGTHYADRVRQVVDYLKYYAPKAKITLVGYQEMVPPSGGEVCTNVAGQQARKADAPALVQAVNNIDRAQREAAEQLKLGFIDLKTASAGHSSCSADPWVNGVGDARATMMGGVWHPSVHAEEITGDIIAQYVRQ; from the coding sequence ATGTCCCCCCAAGCACCTCAGGCGGAAGCGCAGAGTAGTCCTGATGTTGCTAAGGCACTGACCTCCAGCCAGGGTACGGATACCCGCGCCCCTGAAGGCGGTGCCAAGGTGGTGGTGTTTGGTGATTCCCACACAGCAGGTACCAACGCACCTCTGTGGGCCGATGACCGTGGCTGTTTCCGCAGCAACACTGCCTGGCCCATGCAACTGCAACGTAAGCTGGGGCTGGCACCCGGCGATCTGATTGATTCCTCCTGCTGGGGCAGCACTATCAACTCTGGTCCGAATCTTCACTTCTCCGATCAGGTTCGAAGCGCCTCTGCCCGTGGGGCTTTGGGACAGCGCACCGAGCACATTTTTATTCAGCTGGGTTTCAATGATGCATGGGGCACTCAAGTGACCATGAAGGACTCAGTGAAGCACTGCCTCTTTGACGTTGCACACGGTTGTGGTGATGAGGCCGTTCGCGCTGGTGCTATGCAGGATCCGGCTGCCATCACGGGCACGCACTATGCGGACCGAGTTCGCCAGGTTGTGGACTACCTGAAGTACTACGCACCAAAGGCCAAGATCACATTGGTGGGGTACCAGGAGATGGTACCCCCGTCAGGCGGCGAGGTGTGCACCAACGTCGCGGGACAACAGGCACGTAAGGCCGATGCCCCGGCATTGGTACAGGCAGTCAATAACATTGACCGTGCCCAGCGTGAGGCCGCTGAACAGCTGAAACTGGGCTTCATTGACCTGAAAACAGCCAGTGCAGGACACAGCTCCTGCTCTGCGGATCCATGGGTGAACGGCGTTGGCGATGCCCGCGCCACCATGATGGGCGGCGTGTGGCACCCATCAGTACATGCTGAAGAGATCACGGGTGACATCATCGCCCAGTATGTCCGCCAGTAG